From the Lathyrus oleraceus cultivar Zhongwan6 chromosome 4, CAAS_Psat_ZW6_1.0, whole genome shotgun sequence genome, one window contains:
- the LOC127136782 gene encoding uncharacterized protein LOC127136782, with amino-acid sequence MEDKEMINDYITRITRLVNQIKYCGETILKQNVVSKVLRWLTPCFDNIVVAIEESKDLTTLSKDELQISLEAHEQRMDERGVDKAKAEIALQARFNEKNKRSKGKFAARGKSNFQNFGSNDSQNSKHSTSEKGESSSKDSGHSNGFKKRDVSKVQCYKCRKFGNFANSCRGKSNENHNNEAKVAREEVDDEDTLLVMITKESYGITDVPDSNYSSNSLRDSSCTVPENSEKTHSD; translated from the coding sequence ATGGAAGACAAAGAAATGATCAACGACTATATTACGCGCATTACCCGGTTagttaatcaaatcaaatattgTGGGGAAACGATTCTTAAGCAGAATGTTGTATCGAAAGTATTGCGTTGGTTAACGCCGTGTTTCGACAACATAGTTGTGGCTATTGAAGAATCAAAGGATCTAACAACTTTGAGCAAGGATGAATTGCAAATTTCGTTAGAGGCACATGAACAAAGGATGGATGAGAGAGGCGTCGACAAAGCCAAAGCGGAGATTGCTTTGCAAGCGCGTTTCAATGAAAAGAATAAGAGGTCGAAAGGAAAATTTGCAGCGAGAGGTAAATcaaattttcagaattttggtTCAAATGATTCGCAAAATTCAAAGCATTCGACGAGTGAAAAAGGTGAAAGTAGCTCCAAGGATAGTGGTCATAGCAATGGTTTCAAGAAGCGGGATGTGAGTAAGGTTCAATGCTACAAGTGCAGAAAGTTTGGAAACTTTGCAAATTCGTGTCGTGGTAAATCGAATGAGAATCACAATAATGAAGCCAAGGTTGCTAGGGAAGAAGTAGATGATGAGGACACACTTCTAGTAATGATCACGAAGGAGAGTTATGGCATTACGGATGTTCCGGACAGCAACTATAGCAGTAACAGTTTGCGGGACAGCAGCTGTACCGTTCCGGAAAATAGCGAGAAAACGCATTCGGATTGA